GGTTAAACTGTGATGATTTAAATGGTGAAACTGACCCTGAACCTGAAAAGTTGTAGTAGCAGCCATGTGAGATGTATCATGGAGGTCATAgtccttgctttttttttttccgaaacgaTAGAATTTTATAACTTGAGAAAGTTTTACACTTTTGGAGCAAAGGCTCCTATCTTTACAAGAGTGCATTTAGCACTACAAAGTGGCATAATTCCACTCcaaatcacaaaaattcaacAGAGCAATTTTGCTCAAGCTATAGCATAAGCTATCATTGTCTTCATTCAATCTTCCAAAAGAGCACATTCGAAACCATAATGACATTTGCTTGACATCCTCTAAAATGACATCTAACGCTATATTCCATGCTTTCCCTCTTTGGAACTGTGCCAtcatgtttttattttcaaacctTATGTTGATTTTCCTCCATTCTTTCCTTGCTGCCTTGACCATGCATAATCTCACTGCCTCTGCCAGGTCTTGATCTTTGTTCCCTGATGATCTCTCTCTTAGTGACCAGGCTGCTATTCCTTGGTCCTTGCAGCTTGTTGATTTTTCgtctctttattttatttattgttttctCTATTTGGTGCCAAATGAACGCACTCAAAGAGGAAGGTATATCCATTATTAATGCTTTAGATTACCATCCGTCCGCTGAACTGCAACATTTTTTGTGCTAGGACACCAAATAGACGGatccttattttatttatgagtattgttattgttattattatttatgtactctattttccttttttgggggtatcttttttcttgttttggggTACTGGAGTTTGAACTCGATACATTTCTCGTGGAACTCAAGATCGATTGCATGGGTTCGAGTCAAAGCGAGCCTTATCGAACTCGAATCAAGAAGATttgagaattttattttatttttttacaaaaattgagTGAAAAGACATTATTATccatcaaaaaatttcataCAATTTTAAACATTTCGTAAATTCAACAACTCTTGTGGGTacaaggataatttcataataatatattaaaaattaaaattaaaaaacccTAGATAGGCTTCGATGAATTTTCGAGTCTTGCTACTGAATATTCGAATTCGACTCGTTAGGGTCCATCAAACTACTCGAACTCGATTACAATCCTAGACCTGAAAATGAatgtagaaaaggaaaaaaaaatccgcGCTACAAACAAGCAAAAAGTCCCAAATATTGGTGGAGAGAAAGTTCAATAAGAAGGAAATGGAGAAAACGACAACGTCTGAAGGCACAGGGCGATGGCGGACCGCACCGGAACCAACGCCTCGTACACGTGTTATGAATCAGAAGAAGATAGAGGCCAAAGACAAAGAGGATGGGGCAGTACACTGTACACTACATTAGTAGTAGTAGACTAGTAGTACTTTAATCGccgcagcagcagcagcagaatCAAATCCTAAATTCCTAATGGAAAGGAGATAAAAAGGGGACGCCCCCGCCCTTCTTTCCCCCGCCCTCAATTACAAGGACATCTAACAACCAACCAACGGTGTTGATAAACCTAAGCCCATCCCAATCCTCTCATCTCAGTCGTCTCCTCTTTCCCTTCTTCTCCAGCGTCCGATCTCCCCTCTCTCCTCTCCCTGCATCCTCATCACCCTTCCCTCCTCCCCTCGCGCCCAAactcaaaaacaaaataatctaTTCCTCCAATTCTACACCCTATATATAAAAGCCTCACTCTCCATTCCTCCCTCAGGTAACAACCTTTtcctctcttctttctttttccaccAACTCCCAATTCAACCTTCTTCACTTCAACCGCTGCAGTGCTAATTTCTAtccctcccctctctctctctctctctttctctccctccTTCTCTCTGTTTTCAGTGTCTTCCTTTCTCGCTCTGTGAATGATATGTAGATGCATGCAATTTGATGTATCTGTAGGATTCTCATTATGGATGAACGAGACCTAGGGtttttttggtttgattttttaAGGTTGTGCGCTGCTAGGGTTTGGATATGGCTGATTCGTCTCAGGGTGGGACTCCGGCGAGTCCAGGCGGCGGGAGCCACGAGAGCGGCGACCAGAGTCCAAGGTCCGGTGTTCGGGAACAAGATAGGTTCCTTCCCATAGCCAATATTAGTCGGATCATGAAGAAGGCACTTCCGGCCAACGGTAAAATTGCTAAAGATGCCAAGGAGACTGTTCAGGAATGCGTCTCCGAGTTCATCAGCTTTATCACCAGCGAGTACGTCGTTTTGTTATATGCTTCTCTTTATTCGTATTCGTTCATTATTCTGCCTACCGTAGTTTAAGCCGAATGCGGATCATCCTTGGCTAATCTGGAGCTTCTTGTTGCATCTCCATAGCCTCCTTTTTGTCATGAAAAATCAGTTACTTTTACACATTCGTTGTCCCCATGGCTACTTCGGCTGGTCTAAAAAACTTAGCTACCTACCTACGAGTCTGGAAGTGGATTTTCCTGATTCGTTACCTAGGTTTACATGAACTCGTATGATATACTGCTCTCTTCTCTCTGTGATTTAGATTTCCCATAATGTTTATACTTCTGTTTTGGTACTTGTCTAGCCCGATCCATGTTACTATTTGTACATTTGTGTGTATCCACCGCATAAGTTGATTGAAAGAGTTATGGTGGTTCAAATGTTAGGGCAAGTGATAAGTGCCAGAGGGAGAAGCGAAAGACTATTAATGGAGATGATCTGCTGTGGGCAATGGCAACTCTAGGTTTTGAAGAGTATATTGATCCTCTCAAGGTTTACTTGACTAGATATAGAGAGGTACTCATCTTTCTTCTCGTACCTTTGCTTAACATGGTTTGCTTTGTCAGTTTCATATTACCTTGTACAAGCATTCTTATGAGCAGTTAGTGACtgataatttttgttttcttctgtTATTGTTCCAATTTGCTGTTGCAGATGGAGGTAAATgactcttaaattttttttttttttgcttttttaaaaaattattctgTACTTTTTGTTCTTCTACCTTGTTTACTGGTAACTGTGGCTTGTTTTCTTTTATGGTggatttctcttgttttctgtGCATTATAGGGTGATACAAAGGGGTCAGCAAAGGGTGCAGACGGGTCTGCTAAAAGAGATGGTGTGCAACTTGGGCCTAGTCCCCAGGTTGGTATTGCCAATGTGGAACATAATTCTATCTCTAGCTTCCTCTGGTTTGCTTGCTGTTTGTTTTTTAATGCCTGTGCAACACATTGTGTGGAAAATTTACCGACATACCCTGTGCTGTGTTCAGCTTGCTCATCAGGGTTCATTTTCTCAAGGCATGAATTATGGAAGTTCTcaggtctctctctctctctctctctctctctctcatttacTTGCACATAGATTAACTTAATAAACTCATGCATCTGTTGAAACCATAAAAGTATGCATAAGCTAAATGGAAACTTCTTGCTGCTGCCAAATTCAGCATGTAAATGGGAAACTACGTTCACATCACATGCATCATTGAGAGTTTCATGTTTCAATATGGCCAGTACATCCAACTGCTACTTGGTGCATGTACTTCAGCTACTTGCTCTGGAATTGTTTTTCATTGGTTAAGTTCTTGTATAGTTCCTGTGGCAttgaaattatatatttttattgtcAAAAAATGTTAATCTTTTCAGTTATAGTCTATATTTTGGTTGGGTATATTTCTATGTACTGTTAATTTTTGAGGGGGTAAAAGATAGCCCATGTATTTGGCGTGTGTCTGTCTGTGTATATATCATTGATATGGTTCCCTTCAtgcaattttctattttttgtcttatttatttatataataatttGTGGGTAAGTTTGCTTCATGCAGTTAATGAGCAGAAAAGCCTTTTCTCAATGTCTTGCATATGACTCGAATTTGGCCTCCTCTTCTGTGTGCTTATTTCTAGAGCCAGCATAAGGCTTGACATTTGCAATTAGTTGTTGAAAGGTGTACTTCCTCAGAATCATAACTTCATAAAATGTAGACATGTAAATAATGCTATATAGACATAGCCACACCAAATGTTACATGCTGTGGATACACCAAGCTTTACATGCTATGTTTGCTGTTTGGTATGATATGTAATTCAAAATATGCACATAAATTCATTGTAGGATTTCCCAGTAATTAAGTGcattcattttcttggaaaaactTGGACTTTACAATGATTAAGAGAGAAAGTTGAGGCTGTAAAGCGTGCTCTTAAGTGAACTATAAAACTTTTACAAAAGTGAAATAGTTTACAAATCATGTAAAATATTACAAAATTGCTCATGCGTAGATGTGAAAGTGGATGAGATTTGGCATTGTGGTTATATATGGATGCCTTTTAGGATTGGGCACTTATCAAGATACTATCTGATATGAGACAGGAGGCAAGGAGTTACTATACCTATGTATATGACTTATATTGGTATTTCTGTTTGTGCAATTGGTCTGTTATGGCTTATAAATGTCTTCACCAAACTTatcacagaaaaaaaaaagaggaaattaTCTTGTGTTTTCTGTGATGGTCAATATGGATGTGGTAGAAATTGATGGTGGCCGGGTTTATTGGTTGTGTTGGTGATGGTGTCAGTACTGTTGTTGGAGAACTGAGTGGT
The Coffea arabica cultivar ET-39 chromosome 6c, Coffea Arabica ET-39 HiFi, whole genome shotgun sequence genome window above contains:
- the LOC113691681 gene encoding nuclear transcription factor Y subunit B-1-like isoform X2, giving the protein MADSSQGGTPASPGGGSHESGDQSPRSGVREQDRFLPIANISRIMKKALPANGKIAKDAKETVQECVSEFISFITSEASDKCQREKRKTINGDDLLWAMATLGFEEYIDPLKVYLTRYREGDTKGSAKGADGSAKRDGVQLGPSPQGSFSQGMNYGSSQWRGQNVMIQMQGME
- the LOC113691681 gene encoding nuclear transcription factor Y subunit B-1-like isoform X1; this translates as MADSSQGGTPASPGGGSHESGDQSPRSGVREQDRFLPIANISRIMKKALPANGKIAKDAKETVQECVSEFISFITSEASDKCQREKRKTINGDDLLWAMATLGFEEYIDPLKVYLTRYREGDTKGSAKGADGSAKRDGVQLGPSPQLAHQGSFSQGMNYGSSQWRGQNVMIQMQGME
- the LOC113691681 gene encoding nuclear transcription factor Y subunit B-10-like isoform X3; the encoded protein is MADSSQGGTPASPGGGSHESGDQSPRSGVREQDRFLPIANISRIMKKALPANGKIAKDAKETVQECVSEFISFITSEASDKCQREKRKTINGDDLLWAMATLGFEEYIDPLKVYLTRYREGDTKGSAKGADGSAKRDGVQLGPSPQLAHQGSFSQGMNYGSSQING
- the LOC113691681 gene encoding nuclear transcription factor Y subunit B-10-like isoform X4, encoding MADSSQGGTPASPGGGSHESGDQSPRSGVREQDRFLPIANISRIMKKALPANGKIAKDAKETVQECVSEFISFITSEASDKCQREKRKTINGDDLLWAMATLGFEEYIDPLKVYLTRYREGDTKGSAKGADGSAKRDGVQLGPSPQGSFSQGMNYGSSQING